Proteins encoded within one genomic window of Kibdelosporangium phytohabitans:
- a CDS encoding DUF5131 family protein has protein sequence MSDRSAIEWTEATWNPTTGCDRVSAGCDNCYALTLAKRLKAMGAEKYQADGDPRTSGPGFGVSLHEATLRQPYRWRNPRVVFVNSMSDLFHAKVPVSFVRRVFEVIADTPQHTYQVLTKRASRLRKLADQLDWPPNLWMGVSVENSSQLGRIDELRGVPAAVRFLSCEPLLGPLTGLELNGIGWVITGGESGPDARPVDPAWVRDIRDACQQEQVPFFHKQWGGRTPKSGGRELDGRIWNEMPVAATA, from the coding sequence ATGAGCGACCGATCCGCGATTGAGTGGACTGAGGCGACGTGGAATCCGACGACCGGTTGTGACCGTGTCTCGGCTGGCTGCGACAACTGCTACGCGTTGACATTGGCCAAGCGGCTCAAGGCGATGGGCGCTGAGAAGTATCAAGCAGACGGTGATCCACGGACATCGGGACCCGGTTTCGGAGTTTCCCTACACGAAGCCACCCTTAGGCAGCCGTACCGCTGGCGCAATCCACGCGTCGTCTTCGTCAACTCCATGAGCGATCTCTTCCACGCCAAGGTTCCGGTGAGCTTTGTCCGGCGGGTGTTCGAGGTGATCGCCGACACACCGCAGCACACATATCAAGTACTCACCAAGAGAGCCTCCCGGCTGCGCAAGTTGGCTGATCAACTCGACTGGCCGCCCAACCTGTGGATGGGCGTCAGCGTGGAAAACTCCTCCCAGCTTGGCCGCATCGATGAGCTCCGTGGGGTGCCGGCAGCGGTTCGCTTCTTGTCTTGCGAACCACTGCTAGGCCCGCTGACGGGCCTTGAGTTGAACGGTATTGGATGGGTAATCACGGGTGGCGAGTCCGGACCAGATGCACGGCCTGTGGATCCTGCCTGGGTGCGGGACATCAGGGACGCATGCCAGCAAGAGCAAGTGCCGTTCTTCCATAAGCAGTGGGGTGGACGCACGCCTAAGTCGGGGGGGCGTGAACTTGACGGCCGGATTTGGAATGAGATGCCGGTAGCAGCTACGGCATAA
- a CDS encoding NUDIX domain-containing protein, with protein sequence MTMSPSTASPAHTADIVLFARGADRVLRVLLIQRAADSDAFPGHWALPGGYLDPGESAEDAARRELTEETGLASPPDLVQVGRYDTQGRDPRGPVVSTAYAAMLGETIPPQAGDDAHAAEWVPVLFAFTERDLAFDHDRILADALRTLRHVIEGT encoded by the coding sequence ATGACCATGTCCCCGTCCACCGCGTCCCCCGCCCACACCGCCGACATCGTGCTGTTCGCCCGCGGCGCCGACCGGGTCCTGCGGGTGCTGCTGATCCAGCGCGCGGCCGACAGCGACGCGTTCCCGGGCCACTGGGCGTTGCCCGGCGGCTACCTCGACCCGGGCGAGAGCGCCGAGGACGCCGCACGCCGCGAGCTGACCGAGGAAACCGGCCTGGCCAGCCCGCCCGACCTCGTCCAGGTCGGACGGTACGACACCCAGGGACGTGACCCGCGCGGACCGGTGGTCAGCACCGCGTACGCCGCCATGCTCGGCGAGACGATCCCACCCCAGGCGGGAGACGACGCCCACGCCGCCGAATGGGTCCCGGTGCTGTTCGCGTTCACCGAACGCGACCTGGCGTTCGACCACGACAGGATCCTCGCCGACGCGCTGCGCACGCTGCGGCACGTCATCGAGGGGACGTGA
- a CDS encoding DUF3307 domain-containing protein, with amino-acid sequence MNPAAEAFAVVLPALLVAHHVADHWAQTPRQAARKGDPGWSGRRACAGHVTTYTAVTAGLTGLLWWLFDLTVTWGGFLAGQLVSAVTHYVVDRRVPLAWLARRVGKGEMLEFGAPRPGRDDNPHLGTGAYALDQSWHWWWLLVTAMCTAVI; translated from the coding sequence GTGAATCCGGCAGCAGAGGCGTTCGCGGTGGTGTTGCCGGCGTTGCTGGTGGCTCACCACGTCGCCGACCACTGGGCGCAGACTCCGCGCCAGGCCGCCCGTAAGGGCGATCCCGGCTGGAGTGGTCGCCGCGCGTGCGCCGGGCATGTGACCACCTACACCGCCGTGACCGCTGGGTTGACGGGTCTGCTGTGGTGGCTGTTCGATTTGACGGTCACCTGGGGCGGGTTCCTCGCCGGCCAGCTGGTCAGCGCGGTCACGCACTACGTCGTGGACCGCCGTGTGCCGTTGGCGTGGCTGGCCCGACGGGTCGGCAAGGGCGAGATGCTCGAATTCGGCGCGCCACGGCCGGGCCGGGACGACAACCCGCACCTGGGCACCGGCGCGTACGCGCTGGACCAGTCCTGGCACTGGTGGTGGCTGCTGGTCACCGCGATGTGCACGGCGGTGATCTGA
- the tcmP gene encoding three-Cys-motif partner protein TcmP: MTAHDDFFQKKQAAAVLKHGILTRYPPVFATMTGSTSTGGRVVYLDGYAGPGRYEPEPGEAIGSPGSPLLAVQNASNVAKWSRDLHCIFIERDAAYASNLRQVLSEEAPATLKYEVMHGDVEHCLDDALSLTGDSPLLAFLDPFGTALPYQQMVDKLMNRGDLKTEVLLNLNLEMVWRIGGFLSGEETDDERTTSGRSATLERVDNFLGGRWWRDSFRQARVSGSRGSAAAAARKVASEFCQVVETTTGFRSFAVPISRRPGHPPLFLMILFYRHPAAPYQFNCAVSGANGDWRSHFRQIDLAEELAKQQTQPDLFGSEFIVDVSEKDARTVEQRLETEWTDVVTANIRQLIAQQSTVSVQSQFDEIYGTTLGLAREKHVRRAWDRLADENVVQPRNTTKKLRKLTIVRAGYVVMP, translated from the coding sequence ATGACGGCACACGATGACTTCTTCCAGAAGAAGCAGGCAGCAGCCGTGCTCAAACACGGGATTCTCACTCGGTATCCGCCGGTGTTTGCCACGATGACCGGGTCGACAAGCACTGGCGGCCGTGTCGTTTACCTGGACGGTTATGCGGGCCCGGGTCGTTATGAGCCAGAGCCGGGGGAAGCTATCGGCTCGCCGGGCTCGCCGCTGCTAGCCGTACAGAATGCAAGCAACGTTGCGAAATGGTCGCGAGACCTTCATTGTATCTTCATCGAGCGCGACGCCGCATATGCGAGCAACCTCCGCCAAGTGCTGTCAGAGGAGGCGCCGGCGACCCTGAAATACGAGGTGATGCATGGTGACGTCGAACACTGCCTCGACGATGCACTCAGCCTTACAGGAGACTCACCTCTGCTCGCCTTTTTAGATCCGTTCGGCACCGCTCTCCCTTATCAACAAATGGTCGACAAGCTCATGAATCGCGGCGACCTAAAGACGGAGGTGCTACTGAACTTGAATCTTGAAATGGTTTGGCGAATCGGCGGTTTCCTGTCCGGTGAAGAAACCGATGACGAACGTACAACTTCCGGCCGATCAGCAACGCTGGAGCGAGTTGACAACTTCCTAGGCGGTCGGTGGTGGCGCGACAGCTTTCGACAGGCTCGAGTCTCCGGGTCTCGTGGGTCCGCAGCTGCAGCGGCACGGAAAGTCGCCTCAGAATTCTGTCAGGTAGTTGAAACAACAACAGGGTTCCGATCCTTCGCCGTTCCCATCAGTCGGCGACCCGGTCATCCGCCGCTATTCCTGATGATCCTGTTCTACCGGCACCCAGCAGCGCCTTACCAATTCAATTGTGCCGTATCCGGCGCGAACGGCGATTGGCGATCGCACTTCCGACAGATCGATCTGGCGGAAGAACTTGCCAAGCAACAGACGCAGCCGGACCTGTTTGGCAGCGAATTCATAGTCGATGTTTCTGAAAAGGATGCAAGGACGGTTGAGCAGCGGCTTGAAACGGAATGGACCGACGTTGTGACGGCCAATATTCGACAGCTAATTGCCCAACAGTCGACGGTATCTGTCCAAAGTCAATTCGACGAGATATATGGCACAACTCTGGGACTGGCGCGTGAAAAGCATGTGCGCCGCGCTTGGGACCGGCTAGCTGACGAGAACGTCGTTCAGCCACGTAACACGACCAAGAAGCTGCGCAAACTCACGATTGTCCGGGCGGGATACGTCGTTATGCCGTAG
- a CDS encoding DNA cytosine methyltransferase, with protein MGRDKKKTSRAATHRPAARRRRFRHDDLVAVDLFSGFGGLTRGIERAGFTTIMAANHNAYKVEVHEANHPAAEHWIADLVDPDSSDYHSARDLPAADLLVAGVSCVNHSQANTIKAYEQGLALFELEDPEFEARVTRSERDRATANCVLHYAAQHRPRLILVECTTEFVSWGPAIPGRPKVGDGSTYRWWLKQFNNLGYNHKILYLNSMFFGVPQSRDRYYAAFWDKRLPAPDLEHRPAAWCGGRCQRIVDSVWSWKTGVPPTGRVQYGKQYTYRCPRCRTEVYPAATPSLHALDLTSLGTRIGERTRPLSDATMARAERCRQRFAQFPAVLMPVKSVHGSERHPWQPMSTQTSQQETAILSTGAVMTAAGNTFERPGSACRTRELGQPLWAQTATNTIELLAPPVALTGQVLAAHRHNGDGQHLSRPMDTVTATHEKAVLLAAVNNYQGAPRGAHEPLPTQGGSETLGVLSTGVLPFRKNTVPTVHTEPMPTVTSDQTPGLLTAAGTIKNNGAIDEAPYRAHPVSDPLGTLVASAANQAALFSGWSTPIQTGPAAIAEWRAALTELSLEDCYFRMLAAHEVGRGCGFDVDFPGHHGDFVVWGSARDQVDGFGNAVSPQVGTWIGDRLRAVLDAPEAAA; from the coding sequence ATGGGCAGAGACAAGAAGAAGACGAGCCGCGCGGCCACTCACAGACCAGCCGCTCGACGGCGCCGATTCCGGCACGACGACCTCGTCGCGGTGGACCTGTTCTCCGGATTCGGTGGCCTGACCCGGGGCATCGAGCGGGCCGGATTCACCACGATCATGGCCGCCAACCACAACGCCTACAAAGTCGAGGTCCACGAAGCCAACCATCCCGCCGCCGAGCACTGGATCGCCGACCTGGTCGACCCCGACTCGTCCGACTACCACTCCGCCCGGGATCTGCCCGCGGCCGACCTGCTCGTCGCGGGCGTGAGCTGCGTGAACCACTCACAGGCCAATACGATCAAGGCCTACGAGCAGGGTTTGGCCCTGTTCGAGCTGGAGGACCCGGAGTTCGAGGCGCGGGTCACCCGCAGCGAACGTGACCGGGCCACCGCCAACTGCGTGCTGCACTACGCCGCCCAGCACCGCCCGCGGCTGATCCTGGTCGAGTGCACGACCGAGTTCGTCTCGTGGGGCCCGGCCATTCCCGGCCGCCCGAAGGTCGGCGACGGCTCGACCTACCGGTGGTGGCTCAAACAGTTCAACAACCTCGGCTACAACCACAAGATCTTGTACCTGAACTCGATGTTCTTCGGCGTACCGCAATCCCGTGACCGCTATTACGCCGCGTTCTGGGACAAGCGGCTCCCGGCCCCGGACCTCGAGCACCGGCCCGCAGCCTGGTGCGGCGGGCGCTGCCAGCGGATCGTGGACAGCGTGTGGTCGTGGAAGACCGGAGTCCCCCCGACCGGGCGGGTGCAGTACGGCAAGCAGTACACCTACCGCTGCCCCCGCTGCCGCACCGAGGTCTACCCGGCGGCCACGCCGTCACTGCACGCGCTGGACCTCACCAGCCTGGGCACCCGGATCGGAGAGCGCACACGGCCATTGTCGGACGCCACGATGGCGAGGGCGGAACGTTGTCGCCAGCGGTTCGCCCAGTTCCCCGCCGTTCTGATGCCGGTCAAAAGCGTCCACGGGTCCGAGCGGCATCCCTGGCAGCCGATGTCGACCCAGACCAGCCAGCAGGAAACCGCGATCCTGTCCACCGGCGCGGTGATGACCGCGGCAGGCAACACGTTCGAACGTCCCGGATCGGCCTGCCGGACACGCGAGCTCGGCCAGCCACTCTGGGCGCAGACCGCGACCAACACGATCGAGCTGCTCGCCCCTCCCGTCGCGCTGACAGGCCAGGTGCTCGCCGCGCACCGGCACAACGGCGACGGCCAACACCTGTCACGGCCGATGGACACCGTCACCGCCACACACGAGAAGGCCGTGCTGCTCGCGGCGGTGAACAACTACCAAGGCGCTCCGCGCGGTGCGCACGAACCACTGCCCACCCAAGGCGGATCCGAAACCCTCGGCGTCCTGTCCACCGGTGTCCTCCCCTTCCGCAAGAACACCGTGCCGACCGTGCACACCGAACCGATGCCGACCGTGACCTCCGACCAGACCCCCGGCCTGCTCACCGCCGCCGGAACCATCAAGAACAACGGTGCGATCGACGAGGCCCCCTACCGGGCCCACCCCGTCAGCGACCCGCTCGGCACGCTCGTCGCGTCAGCCGCCAACCAAGCCGCACTGTTTTCCGGCTGGAGCACGCCGATCCAAACCGGCCCGGCCGCGATCGCCGAATGGCGGGCCGCCCTTACGGAGCTGTCCTTGGAGGACTGCTACTTCCGCATGCTCGCCGCCCACGAGGTCGGCCGCGGCTGTGGGTTCGATGTGGACTTCCCCGGCCACCACGGCGACTTCGTCGTATGGGGCAGTGCCCGCGATCAGGTCGACGGCTTCGGCAACGCCGTCTCACCCCAGGTCGGGACCTGGATCGGCGACCGGCTACGCGCAGTCCTTGACGCCCCCGAGGCAGCCGCATGA
- a CDS encoding sigma factor-like helix-turn-helix DNA-binding protein, translating into MTDAEGVAAISDPIERAQRAGALIDEHQEAVAGLSKLRRDALEEALATGMTQTEIASRLDMTRGRVSQLLQAGLKAERAFYGAGALTVAIGAKREANRKDPSDVLSAESFTAFELLSESARRVGFDATYEVVPAPGNVHLNRPNLIVLTNPRLLPFLSQVMEADPHIRYVQDTDGGWYLVDITTGKEYRSPRDRGLSADYGYVGRLPRPDGKGTFLYLAGTHAPGTLGAAQYVVGNLGQLYRELKNRRFSTIVKYEFDPASQLTMRKVEPVTPLYRHEGA; encoded by the coding sequence ATGACAGACGCAGAGGGTGTGGCCGCGATCAGCGACCCGATCGAACGAGCCCAAAGGGCTGGAGCGTTGATCGACGAGCACCAGGAAGCCGTAGCGGGCCTGTCCAAGCTTCGACGGGATGCGCTCGAAGAGGCCTTGGCCACTGGGATGACCCAGACGGAGATCGCCAGCCGTCTTGATATGACGAGGGGGCGCGTCTCCCAACTGCTCCAGGCTGGCCTGAAGGCCGAGCGAGCGTTTTACGGGGCCGGCGCATTGACCGTCGCCATCGGCGCGAAGCGGGAAGCCAACCGCAAGGATCCGAGCGACGTTTTGTCTGCGGAGTCATTCACGGCGTTCGAACTGCTCAGCGAGTCCGCCAGACGCGTCGGCTTCGACGCGACGTACGAGGTCGTCCCCGCTCCCGGCAACGTGCACCTCAACCGCCCGAACCTCATCGTGCTCACGAACCCCCGCCTCTTGCCGTTTCTGAGCCAGGTCATGGAAGCGGATCCCCACATCCGGTACGTCCAGGACACCGACGGCGGGTGGTACCTAGTCGACATCACGACCGGGAAGGAGTACCGCTCACCTCGCGATAGGGGGCTATCGGCCGACTACGGGTACGTAGGGCGTCTCCCTCGCCCTGATGGCAAGGGCACGTTTCTCTACCTCGCAGGCACACACGCCCCCGGCACCCTCGGCGCCGCGCAGTACGTAGTTGGCAATCTCGGACAACTGTACCGCGAGCTAAAGAATCGCCGGTTCTCCACAATCGTGAAGTACGAATTCGACCCTGCTAGCCAACTCACAATGCGGAAGGTCGAACCTGTCACCCCGTTGTACCGTCACGAGGGCGCATAG
- a CDS encoding murein hydrolase activator EnvC family protein, whose amino-acid sequence MAVVATVVAHQSTSTTSPAPSDGNGFVKPVEGRLSSGFGARAGGTHYGIDIAAPTGTPIRAVAGGTVIEAEPARGYGLWMRLRHEDGTVTVYGHMHTMDRARGARVAAGEQIATVGSRGQSTGPHLHFEVWPGGDRQARVDPKPWLARHGIHY is encoded by the coding sequence GTGGCCGTTGTCGCGACAGTCGTGGCCCACCAGTCGACCAGCACGACGAGCCCAGCCCCCAGCGACGGTAACGGGTTCGTGAAGCCGGTCGAGGGCAGGCTCAGTTCCGGGTTCGGCGCGCGAGCGGGCGGCACGCACTACGGCATCGACATCGCCGCGCCGACCGGCACCCCGATCCGCGCGGTCGCCGGCGGCACCGTGATCGAGGCCGAACCGGCCAGGGGGTACGGCCTGTGGATGCGCCTGCGGCACGAGGACGGGACCGTCACGGTCTACGGGCACATGCACACGATGGACCGTGCCCGGGGCGCCCGGGTGGCGGCGGGGGAGCAGATCGCCACCGTCGGTTCCCGCGGCCAGTCCACCGGGCCACACCTGCACTTCGAGGTATGGCCCGGCGGTGACCGGCAAGCCCGGGTCGACCCCAAGCCGTGGCTGGCGCGCCACGGCATCCACTACTGA
- a CDS encoding DNA-binding protein, with translation MPTPQPTEEPLYLPAEVAAMLRCSTWWVKEQARRERIPYIWIGAYRFTSEHVTEIKALFERRPTGEPPTPLANQPQRRRTNTPQGHTPRLTARPPRRRRQTTS, from the coding sequence ATGCCCACCCCTCAACCCACCGAGGAACCGCTATACCTGCCCGCGGAGGTCGCCGCGATGCTGCGCTGCTCAACCTGGTGGGTCAAAGAACAAGCCCGCAGAGAACGCATCCCCTACATCTGGATCGGTGCCTACCGCTTCACCTCCGAGCACGTCACCGAGATCAAAGCGCTGTTCGAGCGCCGCCCGACCGGCGAACCGCCCACCCCGCTGGCCAACCAGCCACAACGTCGCCGCACGAACACGCCCCAGGGACACACCCCCCGGTTGACGGCACGCCCACCCCGCCGACGGCGCCAAACCACCAGCTAA
- a CDS encoding zonular occludens toxin domain-containing protein, whose translation MTDEHDDRTDRLAAVHYLPHHDQDGHAGDVTGRVLDAEVISEQEYQRRRPSQKDQALQRLAAYRQDVTVVLQVARTAATHRRTRTVGKALARNAYYPIAGAGVAAQRWRDTRGVGRYERMMRAAEAAGDRDLLLEWEARDVAEKQRRHQRVMDWVTSPARLVKAAVVAGFGLTGLLLALGVVLAIAHKDISEVIGPINTMIDAIAWLVWFVTAYGILLVSAVTGAGVAYLWYLGRAHTATQPAWLSGGPAADSGGGDVMDQLPDEGTIVNALRNLNIRGFNQALKEGWRLRFRQPPTIDGKGWRAQIDLPPSSPVEEIVKRKSMLAHNLMRYPIEVWPTEPQPSVLDLWVAKPGALSGPVDPWPLLADLDRATCDYFAGVPVGVTIRGDVVRGRLSGANYVMGGVMGSGKSTLAINLVLGSMLDPLVDIDIVVMAENADYEPMRPRLRSLVTGGGDDTVNACMALMRELYDELDVRGKALREHDERFVTRELAARDARLRPRLVIIDECQNFFIGEHGKAAIEVTSKVLSASRKYAMTLVFITPEPSKDALPRKIISIVTNKACYAIGDQIANDAVLGTGSYKAGVSAVGLEPKTEEGDGDVGTCMARGFMAKPGLLRCFYVPQADAHRVTQRAMQLLEQAQITVTPAALPTAHERDPLADIATVLGDQRRMLTQEVLQRLTERDRWYADWTFEKLTAFLTKHDAAPYKYHGTMHVKADLITEALTRRDDLGEWAEDEGDPAP comes from the coding sequence ATGACCGATGAACACGATGACCGGACTGACCGGCTGGCCGCCGTGCACTATCTGCCCCACCACGACCAGGACGGGCACGCCGGGGACGTGACCGGGCGGGTGCTGGACGCCGAGGTGATCTCCGAGCAGGAGTACCAGCGGCGGCGACCCAGCCAGAAAGACCAGGCCCTGCAACGGTTGGCGGCCTACCGGCAGGATGTGACAGTGGTGTTGCAGGTGGCGCGCACTGCGGCCACCCACCGGCGCACCCGCACAGTCGGCAAAGCGCTGGCTCGCAACGCGTACTACCCGATCGCCGGGGCTGGCGTGGCGGCCCAGCGATGGCGTGACACCCGCGGCGTGGGCCGCTACGAACGGATGATGCGCGCGGCCGAGGCCGCAGGCGACCGGGACCTGCTGCTGGAGTGGGAAGCGCGCGATGTCGCCGAGAAACAGCGGCGCCACCAACGGGTGATGGACTGGGTCACGTCCCCGGCGCGGCTGGTCAAAGCCGCTGTCGTGGCCGGGTTCGGACTGACCGGGCTGCTGCTGGCTCTCGGTGTGGTCCTGGCGATCGCGCACAAGGACATCAGCGAGGTGATCGGCCCGATCAACACCATGATCGACGCGATCGCGTGGCTGGTCTGGTTCGTCACCGCCTACGGGATCCTGCTGGTCAGCGCCGTCACCGGCGCGGGCGTCGCCTACCTGTGGTATCTGGGCCGAGCCCACACCGCCACACAACCGGCCTGGCTGTCCGGCGGGCCGGCCGCCGACAGCGGCGGCGGGGACGTGATGGACCAGTTGCCCGACGAGGGCACCATCGTCAACGCCCTGCGCAACCTCAACATCCGGGGCTTCAACCAGGCGCTCAAGGAAGGCTGGCGGCTGCGGTTCCGGCAACCACCCACGATCGACGGCAAGGGCTGGCGGGCCCAGATCGACCTCCCGCCCTCCAGCCCGGTGGAGGAGATCGTCAAGCGCAAGTCGATGCTGGCGCACAACCTGATGCGCTACCCGATCGAGGTCTGGCCGACCGAGCCTCAGCCCAGCGTGCTGGACCTGTGGGTGGCCAAACCCGGCGCGTTGTCCGGGCCGGTCGACCCCTGGCCGCTGCTGGCCGACCTGGACCGCGCCACCTGCGACTACTTCGCCGGCGTCCCGGTCGGGGTGACCATCCGCGGTGACGTGGTGCGGGGCCGGTTGTCGGGCGCGAACTACGTGATGGGCGGGGTGATGGGCAGCGGGAAGTCCACCCTGGCCATCAACCTCGTGCTCGGGTCGATGCTGGACCCGCTGGTGGACATCGACATCGTGGTGATGGCCGAGAACGCCGACTACGAGCCGATGCGCCCACGGCTGCGGTCGCTGGTCACTGGCGGCGGCGACGACACGGTCAACGCCTGCATGGCGCTGATGCGCGAGCTCTACGACGAGCTTGACGTGCGCGGCAAGGCGTTGCGCGAGCATGATGAACGGTTCGTCACCCGTGAACTGGCCGCCCGCGACGCCCGGCTGCGTCCCCGGCTGGTGATCATCGACGAATGCCAGAACTTCTTCATCGGCGAGCACGGCAAGGCCGCGATCGAGGTCACGTCCAAGGTGCTCAGCGCGTCCCGCAAGTACGCCATGACGCTGGTGTTCATCACGCCTGAGCCGTCAAAAGACGCGCTGCCCCGCAAGATCATCAGCATCGTCACCAACAAGGCGTGCTACGCCATCGGGGACCAGATCGCCAACGACGCCGTGCTGGGCACCGGCTCCTACAAGGCGGGCGTGTCCGCGGTCGGGCTCGAGCCCAAGACCGAGGAAGGCGACGGCGATGTCGGCACCTGCATGGCGCGCGGGTTCATGGCGAAACCCGGGCTGCTGCGCTGTTTCTACGTCCCGCAGGCCGACGCGCACCGCGTCACCCAGCGGGCCATGCAGCTGCTCGAACAGGCCCAGATCACCGTCACCCCCGCGGCGCTGCCCACCGCGCACGAGCGTGACCCGCTCGCCGACATCGCCACGGTGCTGGGCGACCAGCGCCGGATGCTGACCCAGGAAGTGCTGCAACGCCTGACCGAACGGGATCGCTGGTACGCCGACTGGACCTTCGAGAAGCTCACCGCGTTCCTGACCAAGCACGACGCCGCCCCGTACAAGTACCACGGCACGATGCACGTCAAGGCCGACCTCATCACCGAAGCGCTCACCCGGCGTGACGACCTTGGCGAGTGGGCCGAGGACGAAGGCGACCCGGCACCCTAA
- a CDS encoding bifunctional DNA primase/polymerase produces MDTVERRLLDAAVAAVTRGWRVFPLRPGTKKPALHGDSPPERPCPRTGVCHDGHKGWEQRGLTDPDEVRWYWTSSRYRGCNVGAATGPSGRVVIDLDQPKSPTDRPGEGCNHKGVRDGLDHFAAICADYGQPFPDTRMVHTARGGMHLVYTAPAGVRLRNTEGEQGKGLGWRIDTRAWGGYIVAPGSITPDGEYRLVHDRAELTLPAWLTRLLTPSPVVHTTAPPPRSSARLAAYTAAAVRGECARVATAATGSHSKTLFSAAGNLGQLVAGGTLAWADAFAELYAAARHLLTTDCACTDYEIRRQITNGLRTGQARPRVPPAASPATQRGT; encoded by the coding sequence ATGGATACCGTCGAACGCCGGTTGCTGGACGCTGCCGTAGCAGCGGTCACCCGAGGTTGGCGGGTGTTCCCTCTTCGACCAGGTACCAAGAAACCCGCGCTACACGGCGACAGTCCACCGGAACGACCGTGCCCACGTACCGGGGTCTGTCACGACGGACATAAGGGCTGGGAACAACGGGGCCTGACCGATCCCGACGAGGTGCGCTGGTACTGGACCAGCAGCCGCTACCGCGGGTGCAACGTCGGCGCTGCCACTGGGCCCAGCGGGCGGGTGGTGATCGACCTCGACCAGCCCAAGTCGCCCACCGATCGCCCCGGCGAGGGCTGCAACCACAAGGGGGTCCGCGACGGGCTGGATCACTTCGCCGCGATCTGCGCTGATTACGGCCAACCATTCCCAGATACCCGCATGGTTCACACCGCCCGCGGGGGCATGCACCTCGTCTACACCGCGCCGGCCGGGGTCCGCCTGCGTAACACCGAAGGAGAGCAAGGCAAAGGGCTGGGCTGGCGGATCGACACCCGGGCGTGGGGTGGGTACATCGTCGCGCCCGGCTCGATCACCCCGGACGGCGAGTACCGGCTCGTGCACGACCGGGCCGAACTGACGCTTCCCGCGTGGCTCACGCGGCTGCTGACGCCCTCACCGGTCGTGCACACCACAGCACCCCCGCCACGCTCCTCGGCACGCTTGGCGGCCTACACCGCCGCCGCCGTGCGTGGCGAGTGCGCCCGCGTCGCGACAGCCGCAACGGGCAGCCATTCCAAGACCCTGTTCAGCGCCGCCGGGAATCTCGGCCAGCTCGTCGCCGGCGGCACCTTGGCGTGGGCGGACGCGTTCGCCGAGCTGTACGCCGCCGCCCGGCACCTGCTCACCACCGACTGCGCCTGCACCGACTACGAGATCCGGCGCCAGATCACCAACGGGCTGCGTACGGGACAAGCGAGACCACGCGTGCCGCCCGCCGCAAGCCCAGCCACACAAAGGGGGACGTGA